The following proteins come from a genomic window of Mammaliicoccus sp. Marseille-Q6498:
- the glmS gene encoding glutamine--fructose-6-phosphate transaminase (isomerizing), translated as MCGIVGYIGTANAKELLLKGLEKLEYRGYDSAGIAVRNEEEIKVFKEKGRIAELRKVAQTDFDGNIGIGHTRWATHGVPNYDNAHPHQSTSGRFTLVHNGVIENYEQLRREFLEGITFKSDTDTEVIVELIEHFSNEGLTTEESFNKVLSLLHGSYALGLLDEQDADTIYVAKNKSPLLVGIGDGFNVIASDAIAMLAVTDTYKELVDNEIVIVKRDEVIIKDQDGKVIERDSYKAEIDASDVEKGTYDHYMLKEIHEQPGVMRNIIQNYQDESGELKIDKAIIDDVAQADRIYIVACGTSYHAGLVGKEFIEKWAEVPTEVHVASEFVYNMPLLSKKPLFIFISQSGETADSRAVLVEAKRLGHKALTITNVPGSTLSREADHTLILHAGPEIAVASTKAYTAQIAVLAILSQVVATAHGKNTGVDIIPELAKVTTAITAIVDDAPKMEEIAKNFLETTRNAFFIGRAMDYYVGLEGALKLKEISYIQAEGFAGGELKHGTIALIEEGTPIIALSTQEKVNLSIRGNVKEVVARGANPCIISMEGLEHDGDTYVIPHVHELLSPLVSVVTLQLISYYAALHRGCDVDKPRNLAKSVTVE; from the coding sequence ATGTGTGGAATAGTAGGATATATTGGTACAGCCAATGCTAAAGAATTATTACTTAAAGGTTTAGAAAAATTAGAATATAGAGGCTATGATTCAGCTGGTATTGCTGTACGTAACGAAGAAGAAATCAAAGTTTTTAAAGAAAAAGGTAGAATTGCAGAGTTACGTAAAGTAGCACAAACTGATTTTGATGGAAATATCGGAATTGGACATACACGTTGGGCAACTCATGGTGTACCTAACTATGATAATGCTCACCCTCATCAATCAACATCTGGTCGTTTTACATTAGTACACAACGGTGTTATTGAAAACTACGAACAACTTAGAAGAGAATTTTTAGAAGGTATTACTTTTAAATCTGATACTGATACTGAAGTTATCGTAGAATTAATTGAACATTTTTCAAATGAAGGATTAACTACAGAAGAATCATTCAATAAAGTATTATCTTTATTACATGGTTCATATGCATTAGGTTTATTAGATGAGCAAGATGCAGATACAATTTATGTAGCTAAAAACAAATCACCTTTATTAGTAGGTATTGGCGATGGATTTAATGTTATTGCTTCAGATGCAATTGCAATGTTAGCAGTTACTGACACTTACAAAGAATTGGTTGATAATGAAATTGTTATCGTTAAACGCGATGAAGTTATTATTAAAGATCAAGACGGTAAAGTTATCGAAAGAGATAGCTACAAAGCTGAAATTGATGCTTCTGATGTTGAAAAAGGTACTTACGATCACTACATGTTAAAAGAAATTCATGAACAACCTGGAGTTATGCGTAATATCATCCAAAATTACCAAGATGAAAGTGGCGAACTTAAAATTGATAAAGCCATTATAGATGATGTTGCACAAGCTGACAGAATTTATATCGTTGCTTGTGGTACAAGTTATCATGCAGGATTAGTTGGTAAAGAATTTATCGAAAAATGGGCTGAAGTACCAACTGAAGTACATGTTGCTTCTGAGTTCGTATACAATATGCCATTATTATCTAAAAAACCACTATTTATCTTCATTTCACAATCAGGTGAAACTGCAGATAGCCGTGCGGTATTAGTTGAAGCGAAACGTTTAGGACATAAAGCATTAACAATTACGAACGTACCAGGCTCTACACTATCACGTGAAGCGGATCATACGTTAATCTTACACGCAGGTCCAGAAATCGCTGTTGCTTCTACAAAAGCATATACAGCTCAAATAGCAGTATTAGCAATACTTTCACAAGTTGTTGCAACTGCACACGGTAAAAATACTGGTGTAGATATTATTCCTGAATTAGCAAAAGTAACAACAGCTATTACAGCAATTGTTGATGATGCACCGAAAATGGAAGAAATTGCGAAGAACTTCTTAGAAACAACTCGTAATGCATTCTTTATCGGTAGAGCAATGGACTACTATGTTGGTCTTGAAGGTGCTTTAAAACTTAAAGAAATTTCTTATATCCAAGCAGAAGGATTTGCTGGAGGAGAATTAAAACACGGTACAATCGCTTTAATTGAAGAAGGAACACCAATTATTGCATTATCAACACAAGAAAAAGTAAACTTATCAATCCGTGGTAATGTTAAAGAAGTTGTAGCACGTGGTGCAAACCCATGTATTATTTCTATGGAAGGTTTAGAACATGATGGAGATACTTACGTTATTCCTCATGTACATGAACTGTTATCTCCATTAGTATCAGTTGTTACACTACAATTAATTTCATACTACGCAGCACTTCACAGAGGTTGTGACGTAGATAAACCACGTAACTTAGCAAAATCAGTTACAGTTGAATAG
- a CDS encoding metal-sensing transcriptional repressor, which yields MDEFLRDEPVTPRTKEEKDKVINRLKRIEGQVRGIQSMVEEDRYCVDILVQISAIQSALKNVGFQVTERHMKHCVSDAIQNGNGDEAIEELMAVLKQFSK from the coding sequence ATGGATGAATTTTTACGTGATGAGCCTGTTACACCAAGAACTAAAGAAGAGAAAGATAAAGTAATAAATAGATTGAAAAGAATAGAAGGTCAAGTTCGTGGCATACAAAGCATGGTTGAAGAGGATCGTTATTGTGTTGATATTTTAGTACAAATTAGTGCGATACAATCTGCTCTTAAAAATGTAGGTTTTCAAGTTACTGAACGTCACATGAAGCATTGTGTATCAGATGCTATTCAAAATGGTAATGGTGACGAAGCGATAGAAGAATTAATGGCTGTTCTTAAACAATTTTCTAAATAG
- a CDS encoding ABC transporter ATP-binding protein has product MLLDLKHINWIREGRYILKDISWEIKDGDHWVLYGLNGAGKSTILDIINAYTAPSSGEFEILDMKQGKPGYSADGIRKQIGYVSQSLFKKMRQEDNAFTTVISGAFASIGVYEEPSEQLKNKAKNICDALGIKQYINRRFGNLSQGEQTRVLIGRALMAEPRLLILDEPTNGLDFVAREDLLERIENIGHDEHGPTMIYVTHHLEEVLPIFKHILLLKDGQVFQSGEIKSTVNSENMSNLFNMDVDVVYKNNRPILSKKEN; this is encoded by the coding sequence ATGCTACTTGATTTAAAGCATATTAATTGGATTCGAGAAGGCAGATATATTTTAAAGGATATTTCTTGGGAAATAAAAGATGGTGATCATTGGGTATTGTATGGCTTGAACGGTGCAGGTAAGTCTACAATACTCGATATTATTAATGCTTATACAGCACCATCTTCTGGTGAGTTTGAAATATTAGATATGAAACAAGGTAAGCCTGGTTATTCGGCTGACGGTATTCGAAAGCAAATAGGATACGTTTCACAATCTTTATTCAAAAAAATGAGACAAGAAGATAATGCTTTTACGACTGTAATAAGTGGGGCGTTTGCTTCTATAGGTGTATATGAAGAACCATCTGAACAGTTGAAAAACAAAGCGAAAAATATATGCGATGCTTTAGGCATAAAACAATATATTAATAGAAGATTTGGCAATTTATCTCAAGGTGAACAAACGAGGGTGCTTATCGGTAGAGCGTTAATGGCTGAACCAAGGTTGCTTATTCTAGATGAGCCGACAAACGGATTGGATTTTGTAGCACGGGAAGATTTATTAGAGCGAATTGAGAATATCGGTCATGATGAACATGGGCCAACTATGATATATGTTACACATCACTTAGAGGAAGTATTACCGATATTTAAGCATATATTACTCTTAAAAGATGGACAAGTATTTCAATCAGGCGAAATTAAATCTACTGTGAACTCTGAAAATATGAGCAATTTATTTAATATGGACGTTGATGTAGTATATAAAAATAATAGACCTATTCTATCTAAAAAAGAAAACTAA
- a CDS encoding SDR family oxidoreductase, with translation MNLELENKVALITGGSKGIGLESALVLAKEGAKVAICGRNEDKLNDAKQYVQEESGIEIHTIVADVSDKAQCEEAVKSTVKQYGTIDILVNNAGTSQAHPFEDVDNDLWEQDLDLKLFGAVNCSKAAIPYMKENKQGSIINVTAAIGKTPPKSSLPTSVSRAAGMALTKAMSKDLGEYNIRVNTVCIGLIRSEQIEKKWQNTNPELSWEEYSKLDRSIPLGRIGDTDEAANVIAFLSSGAAAYVSGTSVNIDGGLIGTL, from the coding sequence ATGAATTTAGAATTAGAGAATAAAGTAGCACTTATTACAGGCGGTAGTAAAGGTATTGGGTTAGAATCAGCGTTGGTTTTAGCAAAAGAAGGCGCTAAAGTCGCTATTTGTGGAAGAAATGAAGATAAATTAAACGATGCGAAACAATATGTACAAGAAGAGTCAGGTATAGAAATACATACAATAGTAGCTGATGTATCAGATAAAGCACAATGTGAAGAAGCAGTAAAAAGCACAGTTAAGCAATATGGAACGATAGATATATTGGTTAACAATGCTGGTACTTCACAAGCGCATCCATTTGAAGACGTGGATAACGATTTATGGGAACAAGATTTAGACTTAAAATTATTTGGAGCTGTGAATTGTTCTAAAGCTGCCATTCCATATATGAAAGAAAATAAACAAGGATCAATCATTAATGTTACGGCAGCAATAGGTAAAACACCTCCTAAATCATCACTACCTACTTCTGTTTCAAGAGCAGCAGGTATGGCTTTAACTAAAGCGATGAGTAAAGATTTAGGTGAATATAACATAAGAGTGAATACAGTATGTATTGGACTTATTAGAAGTGAACAAATTGAGAAAAAATGGCAAAATACAAATCCGGAATTAAGTTGGGAAGAATATTCTAAACTTGATCGTTCTATTCCGTTAGGTAGAATTGGTGATACTGATGAAGCGGCCAACGTAATAGCCTTTTTATCATCAGGTGCAGCAGCATATGTTTCTGGAACTTCAGTAAATATTGATGGTGGACTAATAGGTACACTGTAA
- a CDS encoding heavy metal translocating P-type ATPase: MSESKTATVGVTGMTCAACSSRIEKVLNRMDGVEAQVNLSTEKASISYDTDQASINDITGRIEKLGYGVLTEKVDLDVYGMTCAACSTRIEKVLNRQEGIEQASVNLTTEQANVEYNPEMIDIKAIIQKIKNAGYDAQAKSDTQDKQTHKDKEAKRMKVKLIISAILSLPLIVTMFVHLFNMSLPHIFMNPWFQFILATPVQFIIGWQFYVGAYKNLRNGGANMDVLVALGTSAAYFYSLYEAIKTIGHPNYMPHLYFETSAVLITLIIFGKYLEQRAKRQTTNALSSLLNLQAKEARVIRDGKEIMIPVEEVEVGDELVVKPGEKIPVDAKILKGRTSVDESMITGESIPVEKAIEEDVIGSTINKNGLIHIKATKVGKDTALASIVKVVEEAQGTKAPIQRLADMISGYFVPIVVGIAVMTFLIWITLVNPGQFENALVASIAVLVIACPCALGLATPTSIMVGTGKAAESGILFKSGEHLERTHQLNAIVLDKTGTITKGKPEVTDFTGDKETLQLLASAEKGSEHPLAEAIVAFATEKDVTMNAVDDFNAIPGQGIQASINQNEILVGNKKLMSDHSIDIVEAEKDLSKYQRDGKSAMYIAVNHEFKGIVAVADTIKENAPEAIKKLHDEGLEVIMLTGDNEQTAEAISKQVGIDKVIAEVLPEEKAVKIKALQKSGKKVAMVGDGVNDAPALVTADIGIAIGTGTEVAIEAADVTILGGELLLIPKAIKLSHATIKNIKQNLFWAFGYNVIGIPIAAVGLLAPWLAGAAMALSSVSVVTNALRLKRVKL, encoded by the coding sequence ATGAGTGAATCAAAAACAGCAACTGTTGGTGTTACGGGTATGACGTGTGCAGCTTGTTCAAGCAGAATTGAGAAGGTGCTTAACAGAATGGATGGCGTTGAAGCTCAAGTAAACTTATCAACTGAAAAGGCATCCATCTCATATGACACTGATCAAGCTTCTATAAATGATATTACAGGTAGAATTGAAAAGTTGGGATACGGTGTCTTAACTGAAAAAGTCGATTTAGACGTTTATGGTATGACATGTGCAGCTTGTTCAACACGAATTGAAAAAGTGTTAAATAGACAAGAAGGTATAGAACAAGCTTCAGTGAATTTAACGACTGAACAAGCTAACGTTGAGTATAATCCAGAAATGATAGATATAAAAGCAATCATTCAAAAGATTAAAAACGCTGGATATGACGCACAAGCTAAAAGTGATACTCAAGATAAACAAACACATAAAGATAAAGAAGCTAAGCGAATGAAAGTGAAATTAATTATTTCAGCTATTTTATCATTACCACTTATCGTAACGATGTTTGTTCATTTATTTAATATGTCTTTACCTCATATATTTATGAATCCATGGTTTCAATTTATTTTAGCTACGCCAGTTCAATTCATAATTGGTTGGCAATTTTATGTAGGGGCATATAAGAACCTTAGAAACGGTGGAGCCAATATGGATGTACTTGTAGCACTGGGGACAAGTGCTGCGTATTTCTACAGTTTATATGAAGCAATCAAAACGATTGGTCATCCAAACTATATGCCACATTTATATTTTGAAACAAGCGCAGTTTTAATTACTTTAATTATATTTGGTAAATATTTAGAACAACGTGCTAAACGTCAAACGACTAATGCGTTATCTTCTCTATTAAATCTTCAAGCTAAAGAAGCACGTGTAATTCGAGATGGCAAAGAAATAATGATTCCTGTTGAAGAAGTTGAAGTTGGCGACGAACTAGTTGTGAAACCTGGTGAGAAAATTCCGGTTGATGCTAAAATTTTAAAAGGTCGCACGTCAGTTGATGAATCTATGATTACTGGTGAATCTATTCCAGTAGAGAAAGCGATAGAAGAAGATGTTATAGGATCCACAATTAATAAAAATGGTTTAATTCATATTAAAGCGACTAAAGTAGGGAAAGATACAGCACTCGCATCTATCGTGAAAGTAGTTGAAGAAGCTCAAGGTACTAAAGCACCAATACAAAGATTAGCTGATATGATATCAGGTTACTTTGTACCTATAGTTGTCGGTATCGCAGTTATGACATTTTTAATATGGATTACTTTAGTGAATCCTGGTCAATTTGAAAATGCACTTGTCGCATCTATTGCTGTTCTCGTAATCGCATGTCCTTGTGCATTAGGCTTGGCAACGCCAACATCCATTATGGTTGGAACGGGTAAAGCAGCAGAAAGTGGTATTTTATTTAAAAGTGGAGAACATTTAGAAAGAACACATCAATTAAATGCCATTGTACTAGATAAGACTGGAACGATAACAAAAGGTAAACCTGAAGTGACTGATTTTACTGGTGATAAAGAGACGTTACAATTGTTAGCAAGCGCTGAAAAAGGTTCTGAACATCCATTAGCTGAAGCTATAGTTGCTTTTGCTACAGAAAAGGATGTAACAATGAATGCTGTAGATGACTTTAATGCCATACCCGGCCAAGGTATACAAGCAAGCATAAATCAAAATGAAATTCTTGTAGGCAATAAGAAATTAATGTCAGATCACAGTATTGATATAGTAGAAGCTGAAAAAGATTTATCTAAATATCAACGAGATGGAAAGTCAGCAATGTATATAGCAGTAAACCATGAATTTAAAGGTATTGTAGCTGTAGCGGATACAATTAAAGAAAATGCACCAGAAGCGATTAAAAAGTTACATGACGAAGGTTTAGAAGTGATTATGCTAACTGGAGATAATGAACAAACAGCAGAAGCCATTTCTAAACAAGTTGGTATAGATAAAGTGATTGCAGAAGTGCTACCAGAAGAAAAAGCAGTTAAAATAAAAGCACTACAAAAATCTGGTAAAAAAGTCGCAATGGTTGGTGATGGTGTTAACGACGCACCAGCATTAGTTACAGCTGATATTGGTATCGCAATAGGAACTGGAACAGAAGTCGCAATTGAAGCGGCTGACGTTACGATACTCGGTGGAGAGTTATTACTTATACCTAAAGCTATTAAATTAAGCCATGCCACTATAAAAAATATAAAACAAAATCTATTCTGGGCATTTGGGTATAATGTTATAGGTATACCAATTGCAGCAGTCGGGTTATTAGCACCATGGCTTGCAGGTGCAGCCATGGCGTTAAGTTCAGTCAGTGTTGTAACCAATGCATTAAGATTAAAAAGAGTGAAATTATAA
- a CDS encoding DedA family protein, with amino-acid sequence MESWITSVMEQFGYFGIALLILLENVFPPIPSEVILTFGGFMTTKSELNVVGVVIASTIGSVVGAVILYWIGRILNVDRVERIIEKWGKYLRLTKDDVRKADAWFDKYGPWTVFFCRFIPLIRSLISIPAGMSGMNQWLFLVLTTFGTLIWNFVLVLVGAKVGDNWHQIVNYMDVYSNIMYVIIAIGIIVFIIWFVKKKKVS; translated from the coding sequence ATGGAGAGCTGGATTACAAGTGTAATGGAGCAGTTTGGTTATTTCGGAATAGCCTTATTGATTTTGTTGGAAAATGTATTTCCACCGATACCGTCGGAAGTTATTTTGACATTCGGAGGCTTTATGACGACTAAATCAGAGTTAAATGTTGTTGGTGTAGTTATCGCGTCTACTATTGGTTCTGTAGTTGGTGCAGTTATTTTATACTGGATTGGTCGTATTTTAAATGTAGATAGAGTAGAACGCATTATAGAAAAATGGGGTAAGTATCTTAGGTTAACTAAGGATGATGTAAGAAAAGCTGATGCATGGTTTGATAAATATGGACCATGGACAGTATTCTTCTGTAGATTTATTCCTCTAATAAGAAGTTTGATTTCAATTCCAGCTGGTATGAGCGGTATGAACCAATGGCTATTTTTAGTGTTAACAACTTTCGGTACACTGATTTGGAACTTTGTTCTAGTATTAGTCGGCGCTAAAGTTGGAGATAATTGGCATCAAATCGTTAATTATATGGACGTATACTCAAACATTATGTATGTCATAATTGCTATTGGTATCATTGTTTTTATCATCTGGTTTGTAAAAAAGAAAAAAGTTTCATAG
- a CDS encoding VOC family protein, protein MMFHDKDAVFVKGITLNVKDLEKMNVFYESILGLNVIVKEDYKVVYEIGDSGHTLTLNLLEDGRQPSVREAGLFHIALLLPTTEDLADFLLHASRLNIPLGAGDHIVSEALYFNDPEGNGIEIYRDRDYHNWSWNDGNVMMDTLEVNAEELIKHATDAGWNGMPDGAKIGHLHLKTNDIEASKDFYLNTLKLNKVVDTYPNALFMSTKNYHHHIAINTWQSNTSREDSDNSYGLSNIIIQMPGVGKSVLTSPDGLHFEINPEL, encoded by the coding sequence ATGATGTTTCATGATAAAGATGCAGTATTCGTTAAAGGTATCACTTTAAATGTTAAAGATTTAGAAAAAATGAATGTTTTTTATGAAAGTATATTAGGTTTAAATGTAATAGTGAAGGAAGATTATAAAGTTGTTTATGAAATTGGGGATTCTGGACATACTTTAACTTTGAATTTATTAGAGGATGGTAGACAACCTAGTGTAAGGGAAGCGGGATTATTTCACATTGCTTTATTATTACCAACGACTGAAGATTTAGCTGACTTTTTATTACATGCTTCAAGATTAAATATCCCATTAGGTGCTGGTGATCATATTGTGAGTGAAGCTTTGTACTTTAATGACCCTGAAGGAAATGGTATAGAAATTTATAGAGATCGTGATTATCATAATTGGAGTTGGAATGATGGTAATGTCATGATGGATACGCTTGAAGTAAATGCTGAAGAACTTATTAAACATGCTACAGATGCAGGTTGGAATGGTATGCCGGATGGTGCTAAAATTGGACATTTACATTTGAAAACAAATGATATTGAAGCGTCAAAAGACTTTTATTTAAATACTTTAAAATTAAACAAAGTCGTGGATACTTATCCTAATGCTTTATTTATGTCTACTAAAAATTATCATCATCATATCGCAATCAATACTTGGCAATCAAACACAAGTAGAGAAGACTCAGATAATAGTTATGGCTTATCAAACATCATCATTCAAATGCCTGGTGTAGGAAAAAGTGTGCTAACGTCACCTGATGGCTTACATTTTGAAATCAATCCTGAACTTTAA
- the glmM gene encoding phosphoglucosamine mutase, translating to MGKYFGTDGVRGVANSELTPEIAFRLGRFGGYVLAKKHNSENPKVLVGRDTRVSGEMLESALIAGLSSIGAEVMRLGVVSTPGVAYLTREMDADLGVMISASHNPVADNGIKFFGPDGFKLTDDEELEIEKLLDSTEDNLPRPTGKDLNHISDYFEGAQKYISYIKSTVDGDLDGLKIVLDGAHGATYSLAPYLFGDLEASTETIGCKPDGYNINLNVGSTHPEELAKAVLDHGADLGLAFDGDGDRIIAVDDKGQIIDGDQIMFILAQDMAKNGDLKDNMVVSTVMSNLGFYKALEEEGIKSNKTKVGDRYVVEEMRRGSYSLGGEQSGHIVLMDYNTTGDGLLTGAHLASIVKRTGKSLSDLASKMKKYPQRLVNVRVSDKFGVEENTKVAEVITKVEVEMNGEGRILVRPSGTEPLVRVMVEAKTEEDAERFVNTISEVVQKEMGIE from the coding sequence ATGGGCAAATATTTTGGGACTGACGGTGTAAGAGGAGTGGCTAATTCTGAATTAACACCAGAAATTGCATTTAGATTAGGTAGATTTGGTGGTTATGTATTAGCTAAAAAACACAATAGCGAAAACCCGAAAGTGTTAGTAGGTAGAGACACTCGTGTTTCTGGAGAAATGTTAGAATCTGCACTTATTGCAGGACTATCTTCAATTGGAGCAGAAGTCATGAGATTAGGGGTTGTTTCAACACCAGGTGTTGCATATTTAACGAGAGAAATGGATGCAGATTTAGGTGTCATGATAAGTGCATCTCATAATCCGGTTGCAGATAATGGCATTAAATTCTTCGGGCCAGACGGATTCAAATTAACAGATGATGAAGAATTAGAAATTGAAAAATTATTAGATTCAACTGAAGATAACCTTCCAAGACCTACAGGTAAAGATTTGAACCATATTTCAGATTACTTTGAAGGTGCTCAAAAATATATAAGCTATATTAAATCAACAGTTGATGGAGATTTAGATGGTCTTAAAATTGTATTAGATGGTGCACACGGTGCGACATATTCATTAGCTCCATATTTATTCGGTGATTTAGAAGCAAGTACTGAAACAATCGGATGTAAGCCAGACGGATACAATATTAATTTAAATGTAGGTTCTACACATCCTGAAGAACTAGCAAAAGCAGTATTAGATCACGGTGCCGACTTAGGTTTAGCTTTTGACGGAGACGGAGATAGAATTATAGCAGTAGATGATAAAGGTCAAATCATTGATGGAGACCAAATTATGTTCATTTTAGCTCAAGACATGGCTAAAAATGGAGACTTAAAAGATAATATGGTTGTATCTACTGTAATGAGTAATTTAGGATTCTACAAAGCACTTGAAGAAGAAGGTATTAAATCAAACAAGACTAAAGTAGGCGATAGATATGTCGTTGAAGAAATGAGACGTGGATCATACAGTCTAGGTGGCGAGCAGTCAGGTCATATTGTATTAATGGACTATAATACAACTGGTGATGGACTATTAACTGGTGCACATTTAGCAAGCATTGTTAAAAGAACAGGCAAGAGCCTTAGTGATTTAGCAAGCAAAATGAAAAAATATCCACAAAGATTAGTAAATGTTAGAGTTTCTGATAAATTTGGTGTTGAAGAAAATACTAAAGTTGCAGAAGTTATAACTAAAGTAGAAGTTGAAATGAACGGAGAAGGTCGTATATTAGTAAGACCTTCTGGAACTGAGCCGTTAGTACGCGTTATGGTTGAAGCGAAAACTGAAGAAGATGCTGAAAGATTCGTGAATACTATATCAGAAGTAGTACAAAAAGAAATGGGAATTGAATAA
- the cdaA gene encoding diadenylate cyclase CdaA, producing MQLPDIFGGLSALKVITGILDLIIVWYVLYLIITVVKGTKAIQLLKGIFFIIIGRTVSDFLNLTTTTLLFDFVLQWGFLAIIVIFQPEFRRALEQLGRGSLFKRVNVATSAEQERLTDSVDKAVQYMAKRRIGALIVFEKETGLQDYIETGIPINADISQELLTNIFIPNTPLHDGAMIIQEHKIATAASYLPLSDSQKISKSLGTRHRAAVGISEVSDAFTVVVSEETGSISVTFDGKLRKEISAEAFRELLVEHWFGSVQNRKDVE from the coding sequence ATGCAGTTACCTGATATATTTGGTGGATTGAGTGCCTTAAAGGTGATTACAGGTATACTTGATTTAATTATTGTATGGTATGTATTGTACTTAATTATTACAGTCGTTAAAGGTACAAAAGCTATACAGTTATTAAAAGGTATATTTTTCATCATAATTGGTAGAACAGTAAGTGATTTTTTAAATTTAACAACAACAACGCTCTTATTTGATTTTGTTTTGCAATGGGGATTTTTAGCGATTATCGTAATTTTTCAACCTGAATTTAGAAGAGCTTTAGAACAATTAGGTCGAGGAAGTTTATTTAAACGGGTAAACGTGGCAACATCTGCTGAACAAGAGAGATTAACTGATAGTGTCGATAAAGCTGTACAATATATGGCTAAGCGTCGTATTGGGGCATTGATTGTATTTGAAAAAGAAACTGGCTTACAAGACTACATAGAAACAGGAATACCTATTAATGCTGATATTTCACAAGAACTACTTACAAATATTTTTATACCGAATACGCCTTTGCATGACGGCGCGATGATTATACAAGAACATAAGATAGCAACAGCGGCAAGTTATTTACCTTTATCAGATAGTCAGAAAATATCCAAAAGTTTAGGTACGAGACATAGAGCTGCAGTAGGGATATCAGAAGTATCCGATGCATTTACTGTCGTAGTATCTGAAGAAACTGGATCAATTTCTGTAACGTTTGATGGGAAGTTAAGAAAAGAAATTTCAGCTGAAGCATTTAGAGAATTACTAGTTGAACATTGGTTTGGTTCTGTTCAAAACAGAAAGGATGTGGAATAG
- a CDS encoding CdaR family protein translates to MLESKWGLRFIAFVLALFMFLSVNNVFGSLFSENTLKSSDHVIEDVPVDTIYNTKELYLSGAPKTVDVKVSGPRSTILQAEKLLNFKVSLDLKNKSVGQYKEKFKVKGLSDDLKYQVIPKTANVTLQEKVSKKYPIEAEINQNRIASGYELVGERVSPSQVTITGGQEELNKIAYVKATLDDNKQLTSDTTEKAGISVLDSNLNKLDVQIRPDTVNVKIKVERSSKTVSLNPITKGTTSKDINIDDINLDKSEVKIYGSRNVLDGIGSIDVPVDVSNINSDTTKKVDLSLPDGIDDAEFKNVEAKITTSKN, encoded by the coding sequence ATGCTAGAGTCTAAATGGGGATTACGTTTTATTGCGTTTGTTCTTGCATTATTCATGTTCTTATCTGTTAACAATGTATTTGGCAGTTTGTTTTCTGAGAATACTTTAAAAAGTTCTGATCATGTCATTGAAGATGTACCTGTAGATACTATATATAATACGAAAGAATTATATTTATCAGGTGCACCAAAAACAGTCGATGTAAAAGTTTCTGGGCCACGATCAACGATTTTACAAGCTGAGAAATTGTTGAATTTCAAAGTTTCATTAGATTTGAAAAATAAATCAGTTGGTCAATACAAAGAGAAGTTTAAAGTGAAAGGTTTAAGTGATGATTTGAAATATCAAGTTATTCCTAAAACTGCTAACGTCACGTTACAAGAAAAAGTTTCTAAAAAGTATCCAATAGAAGCAGAAATTAATCAAAATAGAATTGCTTCAGGATATGAATTAGTTGGTGAAAGAGTTAGTCCATCACAAGTCACAATTACTGGTGGCCAAGAAGAATTGAACAAGATTGCTTATGTCAAAGCAACATTAGATGATAATAAACAACTAACTTCTGACACAACAGAAAAAGCAGGAATAAGCGTGTTAGATAGTAACTTGAATAAGTTAGATGTTCAAATTAGACCTGATACAGTAAATGTTAAAATTAAAGTAGAAAGATCGAGTAAGACAGTAAGTTTAAATCCCATTACAAAGGGAACTACATCAAAAGATATTAATATTGATGACATAAATTTAGATAAATCCGAAGTGAAAATATATGGTTCAAGAAATGTATTAGACGGCATTGGGTCAATAGATGTACCTGTTGATGTATCAAATATCAACAGTGATACAACAAAAAAAGTAGATTTAAGCTTACCTGATGGTATCGATGATGCGGAATTTAAAAATGTTGAAGCAAAAATTACAACTTCTAAAAATTAA